The Scophthalmus maximus strain ysfricsl-2021 chromosome 7, ASM2237912v1, whole genome shotgun sequence genome includes a window with the following:
- the LOC124850129 gene encoding aldo-keto reductase family 1 member D1-like gives MHSVRELLSLFAMNPSAESHSIPLSDGNRIPLLGLGTYGDPRTTPKGTALECVKLAIDVGYRHFDGALVYFNEHEVGQAIREKIADGSVRRQDIFYCGKLWNTFHSPELVRPALERTLEALKLDYLDLYIVELPIAFKPGNDFYPKDGDGNYIYHHTDLCATWEALEACKDAGLVKSLGVSNFNRRQLELLLNKPGLRHKPVSNQVECHPYFTQPKLLEFCRQHNIVIVGYCPLGSSRDASWVNVKCPPLLEDELLVSIGKKYNKSSAQVTLRFNVQRGVVVIPKSFSPERIKHNFHIFDFSLTEEEMKAIEALNKNIRFVELLMWSDHPEYPFHDEY, from the exons ATGCACTCG GTCAGAGAGCTGTTAAGTTTGTTTGCAATGAATCCGAGTGCAGAGAGCCACAGTATTCCTCTCAGCGATGGGAACCGCATTCCACTGCTGGGACTGGGCACGTATGGGGATCCTCGAACG ACGCCCAAAGGCACAGCGCTTGAGTGTGTCAAGCTGGCCATAGATGTGGGTTACAGGCACTTTGACGGGGCACTGGTGTATTTCAACGAGCACGAAGTGGGTCAAGCCATTCGAGAGAAGATTGCTGATGGGTCCGTTCGAAGACAGGACATCTTTTACTGCGGCAAG CTGTGGAATACCTTTCACTCACCAGAGTTGGTGAGGCCGGCCTTGGAGAGGACACTGGAAGCCTTAAAACTAGACTACCTGGATCTCTACATCGTTGAGCTTCCCATAGCCTTCAAG CCTGGAAATGATTTCTATCCAAAAGACGGGGACGGGAATTACATCTACCACCACACAGACCTCTGTGCAACATGGGAG GCTTTGGAGGCCTGCAAAGACGCAGGACTTGTAAAGTCTCTCGGAGTCTCCAACTTCAACCGCaggcagctggagctgctgctcaatAAACCTGGCCTCAGACACAAACCTGTATCCAACCAG GTCGAGTGCCACCCATATTTCACACAGCCCAAGCTTCTGGAGTTCTGTCGTCAGCACAACATTGTGATCGTTGGCTACTGCCCACTCGGCTCCTCCAGAGACGCCTCCTG GGTGAATGTGAAATGTCCCCCCCTGCTGGAGGACGAGCTGCTTGTTTCCATtgggaaaaaatacaacaagAGCAGTGCTCAGGTGACTCTGCGCTTCAATGTCCAGAGAGGAGTGGTCGTGATCCCCAAGAGCTTCAGTCCCGAAAGGATCAAACACAACTTCCAT ATATTTGATTTTTCACTCACCGAGGAAGAAATGAAAGCCATCGAAGCACTGAACAAAAATATCCGTTTCGTGGAGCTGCTGAT GTGGAGTGACCATCCAGAATACCCATTTCACGATGAATATTaa
- the LOC118315401 gene encoding transcription intermediary factor 1-alpha-like isoform X3 — MDARADAPGGAPVAAAENEAESMPLHEEQSAHGHLDTCPSCRLNFHSREPRLLPCLHSFCKKCLPSPSRHLSGAELPRSLVDGATRPLNVIRCPVCRQECMEVDVVDNVFVKDSAEAPSSTVERMVQLCMTCDDNTEAAGFCVECVEYLCATCVEAHQRVKFTKDHTIRQKTDVSQEVHGVSTQRPMFCDIHKQETLKLFCETCDQLTCRDCQLVKHKDHNYQFLEDAFKNHKQHMETMTQQLQEKKKLIEDVSTSINNGLLQVDQNRTSVHDEIKKSICSLILEINKKGRLLVNQLEAVTKDHESVLRKQQEDIGYLSRHLDHVINFTKWATAKNGGTALLYCKRLILFQIGNLLRAKCSTSFIPQSTVRFQCRSSYWASNIDLGSLVIESVPGHHLVGFQGIPHQLSNPGQGPSGSPHSFAVGAPLNTLAQLQLQVNKINPQAHWQPQPPPPPWTWYQSVRLQRTVPAALQGGSPSHCMPPQPGRRFMVPPPNHVSPTSSLPSPGFTHQPPRGVESSCTYQAKPMDIFSSSPLYTHVTPLPVNGVVSSSLSRHTTEPTYLKRRSDAGGPLYMLKPNYAQSQHPSLPDKNVQGQRISPGYAAVSQMEQPGTVPWDPPGTQEAGETVRKRRRSSPGPVIVIKDEPEDDNSYVQNNQRASLPDSTGEHPPIRAQGEGNKVPTLPQSADDKRHGPSKPQSSSQDQSKTDAPNHTRSPGGERQVEHSEARLEDSNEALCAVCQSGGDLLCCDKCPKAFHPACHVPSLLESPSGEWFCSVCRDLLVPEMEYDCDSKPEAKTLKKEPDSEGGLPPVDKRVKVRPAVAALALL, encoded by the exons ATGGACGCACGGGCGGACGCGCCGGGGGGCGCGCCGGTCGCCGCGGCGGAGAACGAAGCAGAGAGCATGCCGCTGCACGAGGAGCAGTCCGCCCACGGTCACCTGGACACGTGCCCCTCCTGCCGCCTGAACTTTCACAGTCGCGAGCCCAGGCTCCTGCCGTGTCTGCACTCGTTCTGCAAGAAATGTCTGCCGTCGCCCTCCAGGCATCTGTCCGGGGCCGAGCTGCCCCGCTCCCTGGTGGACGGCGCGACCAGACCAC TGAACGTGATCCGCTGCCCGGTGTGCAGGCAGGAGTGTATGGAGGTGGATGTGGTGGACAACGTGTTTGTGAAGGACTCAGCCGAGGCtcccagcagcacagtggagaggatggtccag CTCTGTATGACCTGCGACGACAACACTGAAGCCGCCGGGTTCTGCGTGGAATGTGTCGAGTACCTGTGCGCCACGTGTGTGGAGGCCCACCAAAGGGTCAAGTTCACCAAAGACCACACCatcagacagaagacagacgTATCACAAG AGGTCCACGGTGTGTCGACGCAGAGGCCGATGTTCTGTGACATCCACAAACAAGAAACACTGAAGCTGTTCTGTGAGACCTGTGACCAGCTCACCTGTCGTGACTGCCAGCTAGTCAAGCACAAGGACCACAA TTACCAGTTCCTTGAAGACgcttttaaaaaccacaaacagcaCATGGAGACTATGacccagcagctgcaggagaaaaagaaactgattgAAGACGTTTCAACCTCCATAAACAATGG ACTTCTTCAGGTTGATCAGAATCGTACGTCTGTTCACGATGAAATCAAGAAGTCCATCTGTAGTTTGATTCTTGAGATCAACAAAAAGGGCAGGCTGCTCGTTAACCAACTCGAG GCTGTGACCAAGGATCACGAGAGCGTCCTGCGAAAACAACAGGAGGACATCGGCTATCTGTCCAGACACCTGGATCATGTCATCAACTTCACCAAATGGGCCACAGCCAAGAATGGGGGCACGGCCCTCTTGTACTGTAAACGTCTG ATTCTGTTTCAGATTGGAAACCTCCTGAGGGCAAAATGCAGTACCTCATTTATCCCACAGAGCACTGTGCGCTTCCAGTGCCGATCCTCTTACTGGGCCTCGAATATTGATCTGG GCTCTTTAGTGATAGAGAGTGTACCGGGGCACCATCTGGTTGGTTTTCAGGGTATCCCTCATCAGCTGTCCAACCCTGGGCAAGGCCCCTCAGGCTCACCCCACAGCTTTGCCGTGGGAGCTCCCCTCAACACCCTGGctcagctccagctgcaggtgaacaaGATAAACCCACAGGCCCACTGGCAACCgcagccccctcccccaccgTGGACATGGTACCAGAGTGTGCGGCTACAGCGAACAGTCCCAGCGGCCCTGCAGGGAGGCTCTCCCTCCCATTGTATGCCTCCTCAACCGGGCCGCAGGTTTATGGTGCCTCCTCCGAACCACGTCAGCCCAACGAGCAGCTTGCCGAGCCCTGGGTTCACGCACCAG CCTCCCAGGGGGGTGGAGAGCAGCTGCACCTACCAAGCCAAACCTATGGACatattttcctcttcccctttgtACACCCATGTTACACCACTGCCCGTCAATGGTGTCGTGAGTTCGTCTCTGTCACGACATACA ACTGAGCCCACATATCTGAAAAGGAGGAGTGATGCAGGTGGTCCATTATACATGCTCAAACCAAACTATGCCCAGAGCCAACACCCTTCTTTGCCCGACAAAAATG TGCAAGGACAGCGGATTTCACCAGGGTACGCTGCTGTGTCCCAAATGGAGCAACCAGG GACTGTTCCCTGGGATCCTCCAGGAACACAAGAGGCCGGTGAAACTGTCAGGAAAAGACGGAGGTCGTCACCAGGTCCCGTCATTGTCATCAAAGATGAGCCAGAAGATGACAATAGCTAT GTACAGAACAACCAAAGAGCCAGCCTTCCAGACAGCACAGGGGAACACCCGCCAATCAGAGCCCAAGGCGAAGGGAACAAGGTCCCAACTCTTCCTCAAAGCGCAGATGACAAACGCCACGGCCCGTCAAAGCCTCAGAGCAGTTCACAGGACCAGAGTAAGACCGATGCTCCAAATCACACCCGTTCACCAGGAGGTGAACGGCAGGTAGAGCACAGTGAAGCACGACTGGAAGACTCTAATGAAGCcttgtgtgctgtgtgtcagAGTGGAGGAGACCTGCTGTGCTGCGATAAGTGTCCCAAAGCTTTTCACCCTGCGTGCCATGTTCCGTCCCTCCTCGAATCTCCCAG TGGGGAATGGTTCTGCTCTGTCTGCCGTGACCTGTTAGTGCCCGAGATGGAGTATGACTGTGACAGCAAACCCGAGGCCAAAACACTGAAGAAGGAGCCAGACTCTGAGGGAGGACTTCCCCCTGTGGACAAACGAGTCA AAGTGCGACCGGCTGTTGCTGCACTTGCTTTGCTGTGA
- the LOC118315401 gene encoding transcription intermediary factor 1-alpha-like isoform X2, translated as MDARADAPGGAPVAAAENEAESMPLHEEQSAHGHLDTCPSCRLNFHSREPRLLPCLHSFCKKCLPSPSRHLSGAELPRSLVDGATRPLNVIRCPVCRQECMEVDVVDNVFVKDSAEAPSSTVERMVQLCMTCDDNTEAAGFCVECVEYLCATCVEAHQRVKFTKDHTIRQKTDVSQEVHGVSTQRPMFCDIHKQETLKLFCETCDQLTCRDCQLVKHKDHNYQFLEDAFKNHKQHMETMTQQLQEKKKLIEDVSTSINNGLLQVDQNRTSVHDEIKKSICSLILEINKKGRLLVNQLEAVTKDHESVLRKQQEDIGYLSRHLDHVINFTKWATAKNGGTALLYCKRLILFQIGNLLRAKCSTSFIPQSTVRFQCRSSYWASNIDLGSLVIESVPGHHLVGFQGIPHQLSNPGQGPSGSPHSFAVGAPLNTLAQLQLQVNKINPQAHWQPQPPPPPWTWYQSVRLQRTVPAALQGGSPSHCMPPQPGRRFMVPPPNHVSPTSSLPSPGFTHQPPRGVESSCTYQAKPMDIFSSSPLYTHVTPLPVNGVVSSSLSRHTTEPTYLKRRSDAGGPLYMLKPNYAQSQHPSLPDKNVQGQRISPGYAAVSQMEQPGTVPWDPPGTQEAGETVRKRRRSSPGPVIVIKDEPEDDNSYVQNNQRASLPDSTGEHPPIRAQGEGNKVPTLPQSADDKRHGPSKPQSSSQDQSKTDAPNHTRSPGGERQVEHSEARLEDSNEALCAVCQSGGDLLCCDKCPKAFHPACHVPSLLESPSGEWFCSVCRDLLVPEMEYDCDSKPEAKTLKKEPDSEGGLPPVDKRKCDRLLLHLLCCDPSSNLGEPATPSADYEGTNESFSCERATGGEAESVLPKQRRVCIRHQAHLGELWSPQ; from the exons ATGGACGCACGGGCGGACGCGCCGGGGGGCGCGCCGGTCGCCGCGGCGGAGAACGAAGCAGAGAGCATGCCGCTGCACGAGGAGCAGTCCGCCCACGGTCACCTGGACACGTGCCCCTCCTGCCGCCTGAACTTTCACAGTCGCGAGCCCAGGCTCCTGCCGTGTCTGCACTCGTTCTGCAAGAAATGTCTGCCGTCGCCCTCCAGGCATCTGTCCGGGGCCGAGCTGCCCCGCTCCCTGGTGGACGGCGCGACCAGACCAC TGAACGTGATCCGCTGCCCGGTGTGCAGGCAGGAGTGTATGGAGGTGGATGTGGTGGACAACGTGTTTGTGAAGGACTCAGCCGAGGCtcccagcagcacagtggagaggatggtccag CTCTGTATGACCTGCGACGACAACACTGAAGCCGCCGGGTTCTGCGTGGAATGTGTCGAGTACCTGTGCGCCACGTGTGTGGAGGCCCACCAAAGGGTCAAGTTCACCAAAGACCACACCatcagacagaagacagacgTATCACAAG AGGTCCACGGTGTGTCGACGCAGAGGCCGATGTTCTGTGACATCCACAAACAAGAAACACTGAAGCTGTTCTGTGAGACCTGTGACCAGCTCACCTGTCGTGACTGCCAGCTAGTCAAGCACAAGGACCACAA TTACCAGTTCCTTGAAGACgcttttaaaaaccacaaacagcaCATGGAGACTATGacccagcagctgcaggagaaaaagaaactgattgAAGACGTTTCAACCTCCATAAACAATGG ACTTCTTCAGGTTGATCAGAATCGTACGTCTGTTCACGATGAAATCAAGAAGTCCATCTGTAGTTTGATTCTTGAGATCAACAAAAAGGGCAGGCTGCTCGTTAACCAACTCGAG GCTGTGACCAAGGATCACGAGAGCGTCCTGCGAAAACAACAGGAGGACATCGGCTATCTGTCCAGACACCTGGATCATGTCATCAACTTCACCAAATGGGCCACAGCCAAGAATGGGGGCACGGCCCTCTTGTACTGTAAACGTCTG ATTCTGTTTCAGATTGGAAACCTCCTGAGGGCAAAATGCAGTACCTCATTTATCCCACAGAGCACTGTGCGCTTCCAGTGCCGATCCTCTTACTGGGCCTCGAATATTGATCTGG GCTCTTTAGTGATAGAGAGTGTACCGGGGCACCATCTGGTTGGTTTTCAGGGTATCCCTCATCAGCTGTCCAACCCTGGGCAAGGCCCCTCAGGCTCACCCCACAGCTTTGCCGTGGGAGCTCCCCTCAACACCCTGGctcagctccagctgcaggtgaacaaGATAAACCCACAGGCCCACTGGCAACCgcagccccctcccccaccgTGGACATGGTACCAGAGTGTGCGGCTACAGCGAACAGTCCCAGCGGCCCTGCAGGGAGGCTCTCCCTCCCATTGTATGCCTCCTCAACCGGGCCGCAGGTTTATGGTGCCTCCTCCGAACCACGTCAGCCCAACGAGCAGCTTGCCGAGCCCTGGGTTCACGCACCAG CCTCCCAGGGGGGTGGAGAGCAGCTGCACCTACCAAGCCAAACCTATGGACatattttcctcttcccctttgtACACCCATGTTACACCACTGCCCGTCAATGGTGTCGTGAGTTCGTCTCTGTCACGACATACA ACTGAGCCCACATATCTGAAAAGGAGGAGTGATGCAGGTGGTCCATTATACATGCTCAAACCAAACTATGCCCAGAGCCAACACCCTTCTTTGCCCGACAAAAATG TGCAAGGACAGCGGATTTCACCAGGGTACGCTGCTGTGTCCCAAATGGAGCAACCAGG GACTGTTCCCTGGGATCCTCCAGGAACACAAGAGGCCGGTGAAACTGTCAGGAAAAGACGGAGGTCGTCACCAGGTCCCGTCATTGTCATCAAAGATGAGCCAGAAGATGACAATAGCTAT GTACAGAACAACCAAAGAGCCAGCCTTCCAGACAGCACAGGGGAACACCCGCCAATCAGAGCCCAAGGCGAAGGGAACAAGGTCCCAACTCTTCCTCAAAGCGCAGATGACAAACGCCACGGCCCGTCAAAGCCTCAGAGCAGTTCACAGGACCAGAGTAAGACCGATGCTCCAAATCACACCCGTTCACCAGGAGGTGAACGGCAGGTAGAGCACAGTGAAGCACGACTGGAAGACTCTAATGAAGCcttgtgtgctgtgtgtcagAGTGGAGGAGACCTGCTGTGCTGCGATAAGTGTCCCAAAGCTTTTCACCCTGCGTGCCATGTTCCGTCCCTCCTCGAATCTCCCAG TGGGGAATGGTTCTGCTCTGTCTGCCGTGACCTGTTAGTGCCCGAGATGGAGTATGACTGTGACAGCAAACCCGAGGCCAAAACACTGAAGAAGGAGCCAGACTCTGAGGGAGGACTTCCCCCTGTGGACAAACGA AAGTGCGACCGGCTGTTGCTGCACTTGCTTTGCTGTGACCCGAGTTCAAACCTTGGAGAGCCAGCGACCCCCTCG GCCGACTACGAAGGGACCAATGAATCTTTCAGCTGTGAAAGAGCGACTGGAGGCGAAGCAGAGTCTGTGCTACCAAAGCAGCGCAGAGTTTGTATCAGACATCAGGCTCATCTTGGGGAGTTGTGGAGCCCTCAGTGA
- the LOC118315401 gene encoding transcription intermediary factor 1-alpha-like isoform X1: MDARADAPGGAPVAAAENEAESMPLHEEQSAHGHLDTCPSCRLNFHSREPRLLPCLHSFCKKCLPSPSRHLSGAELPRSLVDGATRPLNVIRCPVCRQECMEVDVVDNVFVKDSAEAPSSTVERMVQLCMTCDDNTEAAGFCVECVEYLCATCVEAHQRVKFTKDHTIRQKTDVSQEVHGVSTQRPMFCDIHKQETLKLFCETCDQLTCRDCQLVKHKDHNYQFLEDAFKNHKQHMETMTQQLQEKKKLIEDVSTSINNGLLQVDQNRTSVHDEIKKSICSLILEINKKGRLLVNQLEAVTKDHESVLRKQQEDIGYLSRHLDHVINFTKWATAKNGGTALLYCKRLILFQIGNLLRAKCSTSFIPQSTVRFQCRSSYWASNIDLGSLVIESVPGHHLVGFQGIPHQLSNPGQGPSGSPHSFAVGAPLNTLAQLQLQVNKINPQAHWQPQPPPPPWTWYQSVRLQRTVPAALQGGSPSHCMPPQPGRRFMVPPPNHVSPTSSLPSPGFTHQPPRGVESSCTYQAKPMDIFSSSPLYTHVTPLPVNGVVSSSLSRHTTEPTYLKRRSDAGGPLYMLKPNYAQSQHPSLPDKNVQGQRISPGYAAVSQMEQPGTVPWDPPGTQEAGETVRKRRRSSPGPVIVIKDEPEDDNSYVQNNQRASLPDSTGEHPPIRAQGEGNKVPTLPQSADDKRHGPSKPQSSSQDQSKTDAPNHTRSPGGERQVEHSEARLEDSNEALCAVCQSGGDLLCCDKCPKAFHPACHVPSLLESPSGEWFCSVCRDLLVPEMEYDCDSKPEAKTLKKEPDSEGGLPPVDKRKCDRLLLHLLCCDPSSNLGEPATPSVCANNRPTTKGPMNLSAVKERLEAKQSLCYQSSAEFVSDIRLILGSCGALSEAASEVTTAGGRFAELFEEHLRIIFPDQTFPEIKREVMPAAPPDSQVPSADNIFQPAKRQRPCSYPQETASGEEGVVLKAQIFP, translated from the exons ATGGACGCACGGGCGGACGCGCCGGGGGGCGCGCCGGTCGCCGCGGCGGAGAACGAAGCAGAGAGCATGCCGCTGCACGAGGAGCAGTCCGCCCACGGTCACCTGGACACGTGCCCCTCCTGCCGCCTGAACTTTCACAGTCGCGAGCCCAGGCTCCTGCCGTGTCTGCACTCGTTCTGCAAGAAATGTCTGCCGTCGCCCTCCAGGCATCTGTCCGGGGCCGAGCTGCCCCGCTCCCTGGTGGACGGCGCGACCAGACCAC TGAACGTGATCCGCTGCCCGGTGTGCAGGCAGGAGTGTATGGAGGTGGATGTGGTGGACAACGTGTTTGTGAAGGACTCAGCCGAGGCtcccagcagcacagtggagaggatggtccag CTCTGTATGACCTGCGACGACAACACTGAAGCCGCCGGGTTCTGCGTGGAATGTGTCGAGTACCTGTGCGCCACGTGTGTGGAGGCCCACCAAAGGGTCAAGTTCACCAAAGACCACACCatcagacagaagacagacgTATCACAAG AGGTCCACGGTGTGTCGACGCAGAGGCCGATGTTCTGTGACATCCACAAACAAGAAACACTGAAGCTGTTCTGTGAGACCTGTGACCAGCTCACCTGTCGTGACTGCCAGCTAGTCAAGCACAAGGACCACAA TTACCAGTTCCTTGAAGACgcttttaaaaaccacaaacagcaCATGGAGACTATGacccagcagctgcaggagaaaaagaaactgattgAAGACGTTTCAACCTCCATAAACAATGG ACTTCTTCAGGTTGATCAGAATCGTACGTCTGTTCACGATGAAATCAAGAAGTCCATCTGTAGTTTGATTCTTGAGATCAACAAAAAGGGCAGGCTGCTCGTTAACCAACTCGAG GCTGTGACCAAGGATCACGAGAGCGTCCTGCGAAAACAACAGGAGGACATCGGCTATCTGTCCAGACACCTGGATCATGTCATCAACTTCACCAAATGGGCCACAGCCAAGAATGGGGGCACGGCCCTCTTGTACTGTAAACGTCTG ATTCTGTTTCAGATTGGAAACCTCCTGAGGGCAAAATGCAGTACCTCATTTATCCCACAGAGCACTGTGCGCTTCCAGTGCCGATCCTCTTACTGGGCCTCGAATATTGATCTGG GCTCTTTAGTGATAGAGAGTGTACCGGGGCACCATCTGGTTGGTTTTCAGGGTATCCCTCATCAGCTGTCCAACCCTGGGCAAGGCCCCTCAGGCTCACCCCACAGCTTTGCCGTGGGAGCTCCCCTCAACACCCTGGctcagctccagctgcaggtgaacaaGATAAACCCACAGGCCCACTGGCAACCgcagccccctcccccaccgTGGACATGGTACCAGAGTGTGCGGCTACAGCGAACAGTCCCAGCGGCCCTGCAGGGAGGCTCTCCCTCCCATTGTATGCCTCCTCAACCGGGCCGCAGGTTTATGGTGCCTCCTCCGAACCACGTCAGCCCAACGAGCAGCTTGCCGAGCCCTGGGTTCACGCACCAG CCTCCCAGGGGGGTGGAGAGCAGCTGCACCTACCAAGCCAAACCTATGGACatattttcctcttcccctttgtACACCCATGTTACACCACTGCCCGTCAATGGTGTCGTGAGTTCGTCTCTGTCACGACATACA ACTGAGCCCACATATCTGAAAAGGAGGAGTGATGCAGGTGGTCCATTATACATGCTCAAACCAAACTATGCCCAGAGCCAACACCCTTCTTTGCCCGACAAAAATG TGCAAGGACAGCGGATTTCACCAGGGTACGCTGCTGTGTCCCAAATGGAGCAACCAGG GACTGTTCCCTGGGATCCTCCAGGAACACAAGAGGCCGGTGAAACTGTCAGGAAAAGACGGAGGTCGTCACCAGGTCCCGTCATTGTCATCAAAGATGAGCCAGAAGATGACAATAGCTAT GTACAGAACAACCAAAGAGCCAGCCTTCCAGACAGCACAGGGGAACACCCGCCAATCAGAGCCCAAGGCGAAGGGAACAAGGTCCCAACTCTTCCTCAAAGCGCAGATGACAAACGCCACGGCCCGTCAAAGCCTCAGAGCAGTTCACAGGACCAGAGTAAGACCGATGCTCCAAATCACACCCGTTCACCAGGAGGTGAACGGCAGGTAGAGCACAGTGAAGCACGACTGGAAGACTCTAATGAAGCcttgtgtgctgtgtgtcagAGTGGAGGAGACCTGCTGTGCTGCGATAAGTGTCCCAAAGCTTTTCACCCTGCGTGCCATGTTCCGTCCCTCCTCGAATCTCCCAG TGGGGAATGGTTCTGCTCTGTCTGCCGTGACCTGTTAGTGCCCGAGATGGAGTATGACTGTGACAGCAAACCCGAGGCCAAAACACTGAAGAAGGAGCCAGACTCTGAGGGAGGACTTCCCCCTGTGGACAAACGA AAGTGCGACCGGCTGTTGCTGCACTTGCTTTGCTGTGACCCGAGTTCAAACCTTGGAGAGCCAGCGACCCCCTCG GTATGTGCTAATAACAGGCCGACTACGAAGGGACCAATGAATCTTTCAGCTGTGAAAGAGCGACTGGAGGCGAAGCAGAGTCTGTGCTACCAAAGCAGCGCAGAGTTTGTATCAGACATCAGGCTCATCTTGGGGAGTTGTGGAGCCCTCAGTGAG GCTGCCTCGGAGGTCACCACTGCAGGCGGGAGGTTTGCAGAGCTGTTTGAAGAACACCTGAGGATCATCTTTCCTGACCAAACCTTCCCCGAAATAAAACGGGAGGTGATGCCCGCGGCCCCCCCAGACTCCCAAGTCCCATCTGCTGACAATATTTTCCAGCCCGCAAAGCGCCAGCGCCCATGTTCATATCCCCAGGAAACGGCGAGTGGCGAGGAGGGAGTGGTATTAAAAGCACAAATTTTCCCTTAA